From one Mesotoga infera genomic stretch:
- a CDS encoding patatin-like phospholipase family protein — protein MSKLNLSELLVPAKKRVDFDGKIGLVLSGGGARGAYQIGVWKALKDCGIEIGGVYGTSVGALNSMAVAMDQFEVARELWLKIDFDKIVIDGTDGSLIEKAIGALKSGGFDPAPLRKNFGRLLKEEDVRKASIDVGLVTYSLSNMEPRELYIEDIPKGELEDYILASANHPVFRREQIGLEKFIDGGIYRNIPVNMALSRGFKEIIIVDLGPKRIRDILTLVSLKRLDEVKHLVIKPREFYGDVLDFNPEVSRDFMKEGYLDCLSELGYLVGEEYFIFAKQDTIARALFSMPKKRKEEAIAIFGIEPWQSESTHHFYYGQLVPVLQNHFGTTSPLETWVVLLEKLAGLMELEKLELFTLHTLIGRISSTKRSSIENMQYNDISCEKVITFLEFLLNNSNMKDLEDREYKKFEDGFSSLTRLE, from the coding sequence GTGAGTAAATTGAATCTGTCCGAACTTCTTGTACCGGCGAAGAAAAGGGTCGATTTCGACGGCAAAATCGGACTCGTGCTCTCGGGAGGCGGAGCCCGAGGAGCTTATCAGATAGGAGTCTGGAAGGCTCTAAAGGATTGTGGAATTGAGATCGGGGGAGTCTATGGGACGTCGGTAGGCGCCTTAAACTCAATGGCAGTTGCTATGGACCAGTTCGAAGTCGCTCGTGAATTATGGCTGAAAATCGATTTCGACAAAATCGTAATAGATGGAACTGACGGCAGCCTTATCGAGAAGGCGATTGGCGCACTCAAGAGCGGGGGTTTCGATCCCGCTCCGCTCAGAAAAAACTTTGGTCGTCTCCTGAAAGAAGAGGACGTTCGAAAAGCCTCTATCGACGTTGGTTTAGTCACATATTCTCTCAGCAATATGGAGCCGAGGGAGCTATATATCGAAGACATTCCAAAAGGAGAGCTAGAAGACTACATTCTGGCAAGCGCTAATCATCCAGTCTTCAGAAGAGAGCAAATCGGCTTGGAAAAGTTCATAGATGGAGGTATCTACAGAAATATTCCAGTTAATATGGCTTTGAGCAGAGGGTTCAAAGAGATTATTATTGTCGATCTCGGTCCGAAGAGAATCAGAGACATTCTGACTCTTGTATCACTGAAGAGGCTGGATGAAGTGAAACATCTTGTAATCAAACCCAGAGAATTCTACGGAGATGTTCTTGACTTCAACCCCGAAGTCTCGCGAGACTTCATGAAAGAGGGATATCTCGACTGCCTCAGTGAACTGGGTTATCTTGTCGGAGAGGAGTACTTCATCTTTGCAAAGCAGGACACCATTGCAAGAGCGCTCTTTTCAATGCCAAAAAAGAGAAAGGAAGAGGCAATAGCAATCTTTGGAATTGAGCCTTGGCAGAGCGAATCCACTCACCATTTCTATTACGGACAACTTGTGCCTGTATTGCAGAATCACTTTGGAACAACTAGTCCTTTGGAAACATGGGTAGTCCTTCTGGAAAAGCTTGCAGGGCTTATGGAGCTTGAGAAACTTGAACTCTTCACTTTACATACTTTAATCGGCAGGATCTCTTCTACCAAGCGCTCAAGTATAGAGAACATGCAGTACAACGATATCTCCTGTGAAAAGGTGATCACCTTCCTTGAGTTCCTATTAAACAACTCAAATATGAAGGATCTAGAAGATCGGGAATACAAGAAATTCGAAGATGGATTCAGCTCTTTGACGCGTCTGGAATAG